The region CCAAATATGTTGTAGGAATCGAAATAAATGCCAACCATATACGGTCTAAATCAGACGGTGTTGTTACGGCCGTCGGAATACCAATCCATAAAGGGAAAACAACCATGGTATGGGAGATAAAAATAACTGATGAAAACGGAACCTTGATTTGTGCGTCAAGATGTACAGTCGGAATATTTCCCAAATCCATATAAAGCAGTTCGGCAGTCAATCACTTGTGAACATAGAATTTTTTAATAGTCTGAAGGATGTACCGATTTTGGTACATCCTTATTTTTTGAATTTATGAAATGTTGCGAAATAGGTACAGCGAGGGGCGGTTCAATTGCGGCATGTCGTAACAAAATTGCTCTATTCTTAATGTTTATTGCTGTTGGCATAAAAATTGCTTTTGCATATACCGAGTTTACTTACATGCAGTAGCAATATTTTGCAGATGCCAATATTAAAGTTGTGTTACAAAAAGGAGAGCTGGAATTATGACTTTGGACGAGGTTATTAACGCAGCTGAAGTTTTCCGGGACCTGAACGCATTTGACTGTTCGGTGATGGTATGTGACATTCAGGGGAAAATCCTTCATTATGTGCCGGCCACTACATTTCATGCCAATGTAAAAATCGGTGAGATTGCCAAAGGTGGTGCGATGCTGGAATGTATTAAAACAAAGCAAAAGGTTGTTAAAGAGCTGCCGAGAGAAGTATATGGCATTCCCGTGAAGGCTATTGTTAGGCCGGTATTTGATGAGAACCAACAGTTTATTGGCATTATCGGCACGGCCATAAGCATGCACACCCATGAAGTACTGCAAAATGCTGCCCACACTATAGCAGCTACTGCTCAGCAACTGAGTGTTACAGCCGAAAACTTAACGGTATCGGCTAACAAGCTGGCAGAAGACCTGACCAATGTACGTTTGGGCGGCGAACGGGTATTAGCTGATATTAACAAGACGACAGACATCTTGCGTTTTGTCAGTGATATTGCGGCAAATTCCAATTTATTGGGGCTAAATGCAGCCATTGAAGCGGCAAGAGCCGGCGAATATGGACGGGGGTTTGCTGTTGTGGCGGAAGAAATTCGCAAGATGGCTGCCAATAGTAGCAACTCAGTCAAGGATATTGCCGCCATTTTGAAGACCATCCAGCGCGATACCGGTTATGTGGTTGACACGTTAGCAAAAACAGCTGAGTTAGGCAGTCTGCAGGCGGCAGCCACCTGCGAGATTTCAGTTTCAATGCAACAATTGGCTACCACTGCAGCCGATGTGCAAAAAGTTGCAGAGATAGTATAGATAAAAATTTATTTAGAGGTGAATCAAATGGCTGATGTAATGACTGCGGAAGAAAGAATTGTGGCTACCATTAATCTTGAGCCGGTGGACCGCGTGGTTTGTGCCCCTATCATTGAACAATATGCCGGACAATTTGTGGGGATGACCAACAAGGAGTTCCTGTGGAACTGGGATAAAGCCCAGGAGGCTATGCAAAAAGTATGGGAGGCTTTTCCTGTCTGGGACAGCAATGCTTATATGCTCCACGGGCGTATTGGGCCGGTGGCCACTAAATGCGGTCCGGGGCGGTTTAGAATGCCCGGTAAGGAATTGGCTGACAATGCACAGTACCAAATTCATGAATTCGAAGCAATGACCCGGGATGATTACTCCATCATCAAAGAAAATGGGTTTATGGAATACCGTCTGACTTTTCTGGAAAGAGCTCATCAGGTAAACCGGGAGGAAGTGCTGGCAGGTATGCAAGAAATGGCCCGGCTCCGCCAAGATGAAATTGACCGCAGCCAAGCCCGTGGACAAAGTTTAACCTGGGGCGCCATAATGGGCGTACTTCCTTTTGACAATCTTTCCATGACGCGTTCTATGGACCGGTTTTATAAAGACATGTTTCAGATTGGCGACCAAGTGGAAGAATTATTGTGGATTATCAATGACGCCATTATCGCCGGTTGTGAAGCAGCCGTGAAGACAACCGGCAATAACCGGGTGTTTATTGGCGGGGTCAGAGGCGCCGGTCAGTTTATCGGCAAGAAGCATTTTGAACGGTTTGTCTGGCCCCAGCTCAAAGTGATGGTTGAGCGGCTGGCGGAAAAAAATATTGTGCCTATTCTGCATTTTGATGCCGACTGGACAAAAAACCTGGAGTATTTCTTAGATTTGCCGAAAGCTAAATTTGTGCTTGAGTTGGACAGTGCCACCGATATTTTTAAAGCTCACGACATCCTGAAAGGACATTGTTCTATAAAAGGGGATGTAAGTCCGGCGCTGTTTACTGTGGCATCTCCCAGTGAATTAGACGAGTACGCCAAGAAACTGCTTACTACATTCCGCAATGGCGAAGGACTGATGTATTCTTCAGGCTGCAACCTGCCGATGAACGCCAAGCACGAGAATGTTAAAGCTTTCTTTGACGCTGTAGAAAAATACGGGCGGTATAACTGAACAATCAATGCAAAACAGTTTCACAAATATGTGGGACTGTTTTGTATGTTCAATGGTTGCTAACAGCTGGTTTCAGAATGCGTTGTGACAGTTAAAATAAAAGGCAAGAGCAAGCAGGAAATTTGTCACTTTGTGTTGAACAATGCTGGGACATGTATGCTCAGAGAGGGTGATGTTGTGCCGCGGAATACTAAGAAAACGGGGCGTAATTATCAACTTGCCAAACAGAATCTGGATCAGATTTTTGATAAGTTGCCTGATCCAATATTTGTAACTGACCAGTACGGTAATGTATTGCTTTCCAATTCGACGACTGCCTTGACGCTCGACATGTCTTTGGATCAGCTCCTGAAGTCTAATATACGTGATCTTGTTAATAAAGGCTATTATACAAAATCATATGCCTTAGAAGCTGTAGAAAAAAAGTGCGTTGTAAAAGGAGAATTAACTACCAGGCTTAACTTTAAGCAAATGTCTACCAGCACCCCCATCATGGACGATGAAGGAAATGTTATTCTGGTTTTGACAACAGGGAGAACGATAGATATTGCCGACAAATGCACAAGTCCGGAAGAACGTGAGTTAATCAACCGCCGCAAGCGGGAAATGGAGTACCTGCGCAGCTATGTGTTAGATACTGACACAATTGTAGCTGAGAGTAAAGCCATGCGGCAACTGCTATTGCAGGCCCACGCCGTAGCTCAGACAGACAGCACTGTTGTTCTGTATGGCGAGACCGGTTCCGGCAAGGAAATTTTGGCCAAGTACTTGCATCGTCACAGTAAACGGGCCGGTGAACCTTTTATCGCAGTAAACTGCGCAACCTTTCCTGAACATCTTGTCGAATCAGAATTATTTGGTTATGAAAAGGGAGCTTTTACAGGTGCAAATGCTGAGGGAAAAATAGGCTTGTTTGAAGCTGCCCACCGTGGCACGCTGTTTTTGGATGAGATTGCCGAACTCCCGTTCTCCCTCCAGTCTAAGCTCCTTAGAGTTTTGGAGACTTATGAAGTAAGGCGCTTGGGGAGCCATGTGGACAGAAAACTTGACTTCAGGCTGATTGCCGCAACTCATAAAGACCTGCAGAAGATGACTCAAGACGGGACTTTCCGAGCAGACTTATATTATCGTCTTAATGTGATACCTATTCATATACCTCCGCTTAGGGACAGACCGGAGGATATAGTGGCTTTATCTTTTAAATTTCTTGAAGATTTCAAAAAAAAGTACGGGCCGGAAATTCAGCTAACTCCTGATACTTTGGAATCATTCCGGAAATACCATTGGCCGGGAAATGTGCGCGAATTGAGAAATGTTGTGGAGAGATTAGTAATCAGCGGTTTACAAAGCGATTCTTCCGAACAGCTTGTTCTTGATACTCAAATTGACGGAATAGTTTCTCAATATGACTATTTCCGGTTAGCAGGGCTTAACGGGACATTAAAACAAGTCATGAGAGCCTTGGAAGAACGGTATATTTATCAGGTATTGAATGAATGCGGCGGGAGAATTGGCGAGGCTGCGGACAAGCTGGGGATTTACCGTACCGTTCTTTACCGCAAATTAAAGGCATTTGAACGCGAGAGAAATGCGGCAAAATAATTAGGTCTAAACTGGATGTACCGGTAGGGGTACATCCAGTTTTTTATGTTTTTGAATAGTACCTGTCAAACCGCAGAAGACTACGATGTCGGGCCTCTACCCCGAAGAAGCACCGGAAGGAAGATTGCCACGCTACGATGCTGTAATGCCTAACTAAGCACTATTCAATGACTTTCTGCTTCAAATATGGTCTCATAGGCGACGGTGCCCGCAATGAACGGAAAATTGTACAGTCCTCTATCGTCATTGCGAACGTATGTGAAGCAATCTAACGTTGCCTTTTGACAACTATTCATTTCGGAAATTTTGGCCTGTCTGGCAGTAAAGATTAGATGCGATGTACCGGATTTGGTACATCGCGTTTTTTGAATTTTTAAAAATGTCGCATAAATGGTACTTAACAGAATTGCCTAAGAGAAAGTTGCGGGCAAAAGTCTTGTGATATTGCTGGATAATTAGAAAAAATCCTTATTGGCATAAAATTTGCTTATATAGTATAGCGAATCATCTGAACAAGTTGAAGGGGGCTATGAAGCGTGTCAAAAATAATAACTGCCGATCAGGCAGCAGCATTAATTCCGGATGGCGCCACTGTGGCTGCGACCGGCTTTGGTCTTGCGGCCTGGGCTGAAGAAATTGCCCAAGCTATTGAAAAGCGGTTTGTGGAAACCGGCCATCCTCAGAACATAACTCTAACCCATGCTTCGGCAATCGGTGACTGGAAGGAACGGGGGACAACCCGCTTGGGTAAAGAGGGACTTGTCAAGAGATGGATTGGCGCTCATATCGGGTCGTCTGCCGGGATGTCCAAACTGCTGGCTGAGAACAAGATCGAAGCCTATTGTCTGCCACAGGGGGTTATTGTCCAGCTATTCCGGGAAATAGCCGCCAAACGTCCGGGACTGATAACGAAAGTGGGTTTGGGGACCTTTGTCGATCCCCGTGTCGATGGCGCTAAAATGAATTCGGTGACGACCGAGGACATTGTCAAAGTTGTCGAGTTCGAAGGCGAAGAGTGGCTCTTCTATAAAACCTTTCCCATTCATGTGGCCCTCATCAGGGGTACGGTAGTTGATGAAAACGGTAACCTGACGATGGACAAAGAGGGCGTCCTTATGGAAGCGCTTCCTTTGGCCCAGGCAGCAAAAAATTCCGGCGGTATTGTTATTGTACAGGCCGAATATCTGGCAAAGGCCGGCTCTTTACATCCCAAGCAAGTGAAAGTTCCCGGCATTCTTGTTGACTATATCGTAGTGGCAACAAAGCAAGAGTGTTGCTGGCAGACAGAGGGGCTGTATTTCAATCCGGCATTTGCCGGAGATATCAAAGTGTCATTAAACAGCATTCCTGAATTGCCCATGAACGAACGAAAAATTATTGCCCGCCGTGCAGCCATGGAATTAGCGCCTAACACCATTGTCAACCTGGGTGTTGGTATTCCCAGCGACGTTGCCGCCATTGCCGCGGAGGAAAGTGTAACAGATATGATGACATTAACGACCGAAGCCGGCGGTATCGGCGGTGTTCCTGCCAGTCTGCCCCATTTCGGCCATTCCTACAACGGTGAAGCCGTCGTTGAGCACCACTCCCAATTTGATTACTATGACGGCGGCGGCATTGACGTAGCCTTCCTGGGGCTTGCCCAGACCGACAAAGACGGCGATGTCAATGTCAGTAAATTCAAGGGCCGCCCGATGGGCTGCGGTGGCTTTATCAATATTACCCAAAGCTCGAAAAAAGTGGTTTACTGCGGCTCGTTTACCGCCGGCGGTTTGGAGGTAACTGCTCAAGACGGTAAGCTGGTCATTGTTAAGGAGGGCAAAAATAAAAAATTCATTAACAGCGTCGAGCAAATAACCTTTAGCGGTAAATACGCCCAGAAAGTAAAACAGCCGGTAGTCTACGTCACCGAACGCGCCGTATTTACTCTGGAAAATGGGCAAATGACCCTGACGGAGATCGCTCCCGGCATTGACATGGAGAAGGACGTCCTGGCGCTAATGGACTTCAAACCGGCTATTTCGCCGGATTTGAAAACCATGCCCAGCGGGATTTTCCAGCCGAAGTGGGGACAGCTCAGACAGATTATCGAAGCCAAAACGAAAGGTTGATGAAAACATGGTTGACATGTCGCTTACCCCTCAGCAGCAGAAAGTGCAACAGTTGGCCCGTGAGTTTACGGCTAAGCATATTATTCCGGTGGCCGGCGAATGGGATGAAAAAGGCGAATTTCACGAGTTTATTCTGGAAGAAGTCAAGAAAGCCGGTCTGAATTGTATGGCAGTGCCGACAGAGTACGGCGGTCCCGGCTATGACTCTGTCACGCAGTCCATTGTCGCCGAAGAATGGGGCTATGGTTGCGCTGCCTTTGCCACCACGCTTGGCGGTAACGGACTGAGTTCCTATCCGTTGGCCATTGCCGGCACTGATGAGCAAAAGAAACTGTACTACGGACGGCTGGTGGCCGGCGGTATGGGCGGTTTCGCCCTCACCGAGCCAGGCGCCGGTTCAGACGCAGGCGCTTGCGCTACCACTGCCAAATTGGACGGTGACGAGTGGGTACTTAACGGAACCAAATGTTTTGCCACTACTTGCGGCTATGCCACAATTATGGTTGTCTTTGCTTCTACCGACCCTAGTAAAGGGGTTAAGGGCTTAAGCGCGTTCATTGTAGAGAAAGAGCGCGAGGGAGTTATCGTCGGCGCAGTGGAGCATAAAATGGGTATTCGCAGTTCCAATACCGTAGAACTCATCTTGAAAAATGTGCGAATTCCTAAGGACCACCTGCTGGGAAAAGAAGGCGAAGGCATGAAAATTGCCATGAAAACACTGGACATGGCCAGGCCGATCGTGGCTTCGATGGGGGTAGGTATTGCCCGCCGGGCGCTTGATGCCGCTATTAAGTTTGCCAAAGAATATTTGGATGTTAATGGCAAACCTATCGGTACCCATCAAGCTGTTGCTTTCAAACTAGCCGATATGGCTACCCAGGTGGAAGCCGCCAGACAGTTGGTGCGTAACGCCCTCCGCCTGAAAGAGGCCGGTGTGCCTTATACCAAGGAAGCGGCCATGGCCAAGACCTTTGCCACCGATACCGCTATGCGTGTGACCGCAGACGCAGTCGAACTAATGGGACATTACGGCTATTCCAAAGATTCATTTGTGGAAAAGCTCATGCGTGATGCCAAGGTCACCCAGATCTATGAAGGCACCAATCAGGTTCAACGGATGGTTATATCCGGGCTGCTGCTTAACTCTTAAGTAAGCGGTAGCAGAAAGAATAGGAGGGTAACGCATGAGTTATGCATTGACAGAAGAGCAACAACTGATTCAGCAAACTGCCCGGGAATTTGCCCAGGAGTATGTCGGGCCGGTTGCTGCCGATATTGACCGTACCGGCGCGCATCCGGCAGAAATTGTTCAAAAGATGGCTGAACACGACTTTCTCGGGATTTTTATGCCCGGTGAAGTTGGCGGCGCTGAGGCCGGGTACCTCAGCTTTGCTTTAATCATCGAGGAACTGTCCCGCGTAAGCGGCGCGGTGGCGTCCATCCTGATTAATCATGCCGCGCTTGCTGCCTACACCATCAACCGGTGGGGTTCATACCGGCAAAAACAAAACTACTTACCGGCCTTATGTCAGGGTGAAAAACTGGGAGCTTTTGCCCTTTCCGAGCCGGGAGCGGCTCCCGGAGCGGGCGAGTACAAAGTCGTGGCCGCTAAAGACGGTGACAATTATATTCTCAACGGGCGCAAATGCTATATTGCTAACGGCGGAGTAGCCGGTGTCTATATTGTGTTTGCTTTAACCGACCCTGAAGCCGGCGCCAAAGGGATGAGCGCTTTTATCGTCGACGGTAAAACTGCCGGATTATCGGTCGCCCGGAACATTGAAAAGATGGGGCTGCGCGGGTGCCAGTCCGCCGAACTGGTATTTGAAAACGTCACAATTTCCGCAGACAGCCTGTTAGGAGCCGAAGGAGCAGGTATGGCCGTTGCAACCGACGCTCAGGCAGTCGCCAGTGTCGCCGAAGCCGCCATGGTGGTCGGCATTGCCCAGGCTGCTATGGATGATGCGGTGAAATATAGTAAGCAAAGAATTCAGTTCCGCCGTCCAATTGCCAGCTTCCCGGCCATCCAGACCATGTTGGCGGAAATGGCGACAAATATTCATCTGGCCCGTTTGGCAGTTTATGATGCTGCCAATCTGATTGACAGCGGCCGGCCTTTTGCCACTGAAGCCGCTATGCTGAAGCTGTTTGCCGCCCGTATCGGCCAAAGCGCTTTGATTGACGTTATCCAAATCGAAGGCGGTTATGGCTACAGCCAGGAAATGGTCGTTTCCCGGCTCTATCGTGATGTAAAAGGAGCCGTTATTAAGGCAAGCTCAATGGATTTTCCGGAAAAGGTAATTGCCGGTGCCTTACTTGCCTAACTCAAATATGATTATGCAATCAAAATGAACGGGGAGAGGGTGTTTTACCCTCTCCGGCAGAAGAAAGGGGAAAACCATGCAGAAGCTTCTTGTCTGTTACAAATGGGTACTGGACGAACAAGACATTAAAGTTACCGGCGATTTGTCCCTCGACACCGGCCGGGCTAAGTACAAAATCAGCGATTATGACAAAAACGCCGTTGAAGCAGGAGTGCTCTTGGGAGAACAGCATGGCGTCAGCGTTGAAGCCCTCACTTTTGGTACTGCTGCGGTAAAACAATCTTTGAAGGACGCCTTGTCCCGGGGGCTGGACAAGGTGTACTGGATCGGCGATGCCGCGGCTGAACAGGCAGACGCTTTTGTGACCGCTAATATACTGGCCGGCGCCATTAAAAAAGCCGGACCGTATGACCTTATTCTTTGCGGCGAAGGCAGCGCCGACTCCTACAGCCAGCAGACGGCTCCCCGTCTGGCCACCCTTTTAGGTATTCCGGCCATTACTTTTGTTCGGCAGCTTTCAGTGGCCGACGGCCGGGTAACTGCCATCCGCAAACTGGGCGATTGCACCGAGGAAGTGACCGTAACCGGTCCGGCAGTGATCAGCGTTTTGCCGGAAATCAACAAACCCCGCATACCTGGCTTAAAGCAGGTTATGGCTGCCGCTAAAAAACCTTCGGAAGAAGTAAAAGTGGCTGACCTGGGTCTTGCTGCCGGCGAATTGGCACCCAAAGTACGCAGTTTGTCGGTGAAAGGCTATGTCATGGACCGGAAAAAAGTCATCTTTAAAGAGGCCAATCAAGCCGATAATGTTGCCAAGCTAGTTGCCAGTCTTGCCCAAGAGGGCCTGTGCTGAGGAAAGGGGTAAAGAACATGCCGGGAATTTGGATATATTCAGAAGATAGCGCGGTTGCCAGACAACTCCTGACCGCCGGCCTCGAACTCAAAAATGCTATGAAACAGCCGGTTGCCGTGCTTACGCTAAGCGGTGAAGAGGCTCAGACTTTTATTGACGCCGGTGCTGATAAAGTATATGTGGTAAAAGGAAGCAATCCATGGCCTGAAAGCTACGCGAACGCCGTGGCCGATCTATTGACCAAAGAACAAGCCGGTGTATTGTTGGTGGGCGGAACTATGCGGGGCAAAGATTTGGCTGCGAAAGTAGCCGCCAGCCTGAAGGCCGGTCTTGTTACCGACGCCCTGCGTGTTGCCTGTGCCGGCGATGGCATTGAAACCACCCGCCTGGTATATGGCGGGCTGGCGGTGCGGACCGAAACGGTAACCCTGCCGGCGCTGGTTACCATACCGCCCCGGACCTTTGCTGAAGCAGCTGTGCAAGGCACCGGGCAAGGAGAAGTGGTGATTGTGGAAGTGGCTAATGACGACAACCGGGTCTCGGTAACGAATGTTTGCCCCATTGTCCGTCAAGGCGCCGATATTGCTGCCGCTGACCGCATAGTTTGCGTGGGGCGCGGCTTAAGTAAAAAAGAAGACCTGACCATGGTAGAAGCCTTGGCGGCGGCGGTTGGTGCGGAAATCGGCTGTACCCGCGGTATCTCCGAAGATTATCGCTGGCTGCCTAATGACCGTTATATCGGTATTTCCGGTCAGAAAGTCAAGCCGGAACTCTATATTGGGCTGGGCATTTCCGGTCAGGTACAGCATGTGGCAGGCATCCGCGACGCAAAAGTCATTGTTGCCGTTGACAGCAATGAAAAAGCCCCGATCTTTGAAGCGGCTGATTATGGCATTGTGGGGGATCTCTACGAAGTTGTGCCCTTATTAACCAAAGCGATGCAAAAATAGGCTGGCAATGCCGGTTTATACAGGGGGTTTACAGTATGTCAGCTGAAGAAAAATTTGATGCCATAATTATCGGTGCCGGTCCGGCCGGTGCCGCTTGCGCCTACGTGCTTGCCAAAGCAGGGAAAAGTGTCGTACTGGTGGAACGGGGGGCGAGTGCAGGGAACAAAAACGTCACCGGCGGGCGTCTTTATACCTATGCCCTGGAATTGGTCGAGCCGGGTCTGTATCAGGAAGCGCCGCTGGAACGCAAAGTTGTCCGGGAGCAAATCATGATGCTCGGCCAAAACGGCGCAGTTACCGTGGATTACGCCGATTATGGTTTTGGCGAAGAAATTCCCCAGTCCTACTCGGTACTGAGAGCTCCCTTTGATGAATGGTTTGCCGCCCGGGCCGAAGCTCAGGGGGCTATGATGGTTCCGGGAATTCTCGTGGAGGAACTGATTGAAGCCGATGGCAAGATTGTCGGGATCAAGGCCGGCGACGATGAAATTTATGCAACTGTTGTTATAGCGGCTGACGGGGTTAATTCCTTTATCGCTCAGAAGGCGGGATTACGCGGCGATATTACTGCTCATACCGTAGGTGTTGGCGCCAAAGAAGTGATTGAACTGCCGGAACAGGTTATTGAGGACCGGTTTAATCTGCAGGGGGGAGAAGGCGCGGCCCGGGTGCTGATTGGCTGCTCAGACGGAGTGCTCGGCGGTGGTTTTCTCTATACCAATAAAAAAAGTATTTCTTTGGGGGTGGTGCTCAACCCAGAAGATCTGGCCGGACAGGGGAAGAAAATCCATGATATTCTCCAAAATCTAAAAATGCATCCGGCTGTTTACCCGTTGATTAAAGACGGTATGACAATAGAATACGGAGCCCACCTGGTGCCGGAAGTCGGGTATCAGGCCATGCCCAAAAAACTCTACCGGGACGGGTTGGTACTGGTAGGCGATGCCGCCGGTATGGTGGTGAACAGCGGGACCATCCTCCGGGGAATTGATTTGGCCATTGTCAGCGGGGTGGCAGCAGCACGGGCCGTCCTCAAAAACGACGGAGAAAGTAATATTGGGCCGGCTTATGTTGCCGAACTGGAAAACCTTGCTCTCATCCCGACCATGAAGCTGTATGCCAATTTTCATGAACTGCTGAGCAACCGGCGAATGATGTCGGTATATCCCAATATGGCTAACGACATGATGAAAACACTGTTCACAGTGGACGGCAAACTGCCTGAACGCATGGATAAAGCCATGTTAAAGGTGCTGAAGAAGCATGTTACCTTCGGACAATTAATTGCCGACGGCTGGAGGGGGGTTAAAGCCATATGACAATAAAGAAACTTTCGCCTGAAGAGCTTCTGGGACTGAACAAATTTGCCGTAGATGAAGAAGAGCCGCATATTGTGCTTGATAAAACCATTTGTGCCCAATGTAAAGAAAAGCCGTGTCTGGTTGTTTGTCCTGCCGTATTATATACCCTGAAAGACGGGGAAATGAATTTTGACTATGCAGGCTGTTTAGAATGCGGCGCCTGCCGGGTGGTGTGCAAAAACAAAGGAATTGTTAAATGGACCTATCCGCGCGGCACCTTTGGTGTTGCCTTCCGTTGCGGTTAATGCCGGTTTGAAGAGTCAACACCGTTATGAATCCGGTCAAGGTCCGGCCGGAGGCATAACGGTGTATAAAAAGAATTACCCAAAAATTCCGGCATTAATTGACTAAATATATTTAATTGCGTGAGGGGATTGAAACAATGGAAAATAAGCGACAGTTCTATGGCTGGAAGTTGGTAGGAGCTTTATGGTTTCTTTACCTCCTGAACATGGGTTTTCCGCTTTACGGCGGCGCAGTCATCAATACGTACATGCTGAAAGAAATTACAATGGACCGCAGTGTTTACGGCATGGGCTTTACATTACTAAATTTTTTCGTAGGTGTGCCCTCCGTTTTAGTTGCTGCCGCTATTGGAAAATGGGGTGTCCGGTCAACTTTTGGAATTGGTTCGGCCCTGATCCTCATCGGAACATTATGGATGGCCTTTGTTGCCTCCCAGCCGTGGCACTATCTTGTTGGTTTCGGGTTTATTATCGGTTCCGGTATTGGCTTTGGCACGATTGTACCTCTATCCACGGCAGTAACCCGGTGGTTTAAACGTTATCGCGGACGGGCGATGGCAATTACCTTAACTGCTTCGGGGTTTGCCGGGTTCCTGGGAGCACCGCTTATGAACAAGGTGCTTGCCGCTAACGGCGG is a window of Sporomusaceae bacterium ACPt DNA encoding:
- the yfmS_1 gene encoding Putative sensory transducer protein YfmS, producing MTLDEVINAAEVFRDLNAFDCSVMVCDIQGKILHYVPATTFHANVKIGEIAKGGAMLECIKTKQKVVKELPREVYGIPVKAIVRPVFDENQQFIGIIGTAISMHTHEVLQNAAHTIAATAQQLSVTAENLTVSANKLAEDLTNVRLGGERVLADINKTTDILRFVSDIAANSNLLGLNAAIEAARAGEYGRGFAVVAEEIRKMAANSSNSVKDIAAILKTIQRDTGYVVDTLAKTAELGSLQAAATCEISVSMQQLATTAADVQKVAEIV
- the hemE_2 gene encoding Uroporphyrinogen decarboxylase, which produces MADVMTAEERIVATINLEPVDRVVCAPIIEQYAGQFVGMTNKEFLWNWDKAQEAMQKVWEAFPVWDSNAYMLHGRIGPVATKCGPGRFRMPGKELADNAQYQIHEFEAMTRDDYSIIKENGFMEYRLTFLERAHQVNREEVLAGMQEMARLRQDEIDRSQARGQSLTWGAIMGVLPFDNLSMTRSMDRFYKDMFQIGDQVEELLWIINDAIIAGCEAAVKTTGNNRVFIGGVRGAGQFIGKKHFERFVWPQLKVMVERLAEKNIVPILHFDADWTKNLEYFLDLPKAKFVLELDSATDIFKAHDILKGHCSIKGDVSPALFTVASPSELDEYAKKLLTTFRNGEGLMYSSGCNLPMNAKHENVKAFFDAVEKYGRYN
- the norR_4 gene encoding Anaerobic nitric oxide reductase transcription regulator NorR, which gives rise to MLREGDVVPRNTKKTGRNYQLAKQNLDQIFDKLPDPIFVTDQYGNVLLSNSTTALTLDMSLDQLLKSNIRDLVNKGYYTKSYALEAVEKKCVVKGELTTRLNFKQMSTSTPIMDDEGNVILVLTTGRTIDIADKCTSPEERELINRRKREMEYLRSYVLDTDTIVAESKAMRQLLLQAHAVAQTDSTVVLYGETGSGKEILAKYLHRHSKRAGEPFIAVNCATFPEHLVESELFGYEKGAFTGANAEGKIGLFEAAHRGTLFLDEIAELPFSLQSKLLRVLETYEVRRLGSHVDRKLDFRLIAATHKDLQKMTQDGTFRADLYYRLNVIPIHIPPLRDRPEDIVALSFKFLEDFKKKYGPEIQLTPDTLESFRKYHWPGNVRELRNVVERLVISGLQSDSSEQLVLDTQIDGIVSQYDYFRLAGLNGTLKQVMRALEERYIYQVLNECGGRIGEAADKLGIYRTVLYRKLKAFERERNAAK
- the carA_4 gene encoding Caffeate CoA-transferase, encoding MSKIITADQAAALIPDGATVAATGFGLAAWAEEIAQAIEKRFVETGHPQNITLTHASAIGDWKERGTTRLGKEGLVKRWIGAHIGSSAGMSKLLAENKIEAYCLPQGVIVQLFREIAAKRPGLITKVGLGTFVDPRVDGAKMNSVTTEDIVKVVEFEGEEWLFYKTFPIHVALIRGTVVDENGNLTMDKEGVLMEALPLAQAAKNSGGIVIVQAEYLAKAGSLHPKQVKVPGILVDYIVVATKQECCWQTEGLYFNPAFAGDIKVSLNSIPELPMNERKIIARRAAMELAPNTIVNLGVGIPSDVAAIAAEESVTDMMTLTTEAGGIGGVPASLPHFGHSYNGEAVVEHHSQFDYYDGGGIDVAFLGLAQTDKDGDVNVSKFKGRPMGCGGFINITQSSKKVVYCGSFTAGGLEVTAQDGKLVIVKEGKNKKFINSVEQITFSGKYAQKVKQPVVYVTERAVFTLENGQMTLTEIAPGIDMEKDVLALMDFKPAISPDLKTMPSGIFQPKWGQLRQIIEAKTKG
- the acdA_1 gene encoding Acyl-CoA dehydrogenase — its product is MVDMSLTPQQQKVQQLAREFTAKHIIPVAGEWDEKGEFHEFILEEVKKAGLNCMAVPTEYGGPGYDSVTQSIVAEEWGYGCAAFATTLGGNGLSSYPLAIAGTDEQKKLYYGRLVAGGMGGFALTEPGAGSDAGACATTAKLDGDEWVLNGTKCFATTCGYATIMVVFASTDPSKGVKGLSAFIVEKEREGVIVGAVEHKMGIRSSNTVELILKNVRIPKDHLLGKEGEGMKIAMKTLDMARPIVASMGVGIARRALDAAIKFAKEYLDVNGKPIGTHQAVAFKLADMATQVEAARQLVRNALRLKEAGVPYTKEAAMAKTFATDTAMRVTADAVELMGHYGYSKDSFVEKLMRDAKVTQIYEGTNQVQRMVISGLLLNS
- the acrC gene encoding Acryloyl-CoA reductase (NADH), which encodes MSYALTEEQQLIQQTAREFAQEYVGPVAADIDRTGAHPAEIVQKMAEHDFLGIFMPGEVGGAEAGYLSFALIIEELSRVSGAVASILINHAALAAYTINRWGSYRQKQNYLPALCQGEKLGAFALSEPGAAPGAGEYKVVAAKDGDNYILNGRKCYIANGGVAGVYIVFALTDPEAGAKGMSAFIVDGKTAGLSVARNIEKMGLRGCQSAELVFENVTISADSLLGAEGAGMAVATDAQAVASVAEAAMVVGIAQAAMDDAVKYSKQRIQFRRPIASFPAIQTMLAEMATNIHLARLAVYDAANLIDSGRPFATEAAMLKLFAARIGQSALIDVIQIEGGYGYSQEMVVSRLYRDVKGAVIKASSMDFPEKVIAGALLA
- the fixA gene encoding Protein FixA — translated: MQKLLVCYKWVLDEQDIKVTGDLSLDTGRAKYKISDYDKNAVEAGVLLGEQHGVSVEALTFGTAAVKQSLKDALSRGLDKVYWIGDAAAEQADAFVTANILAGAIKKAGPYDLILCGEGSADSYSQQTAPRLATLLGIPAITFVRQLSVADGRVTAIRKLGDCTEEVTVTGPAVISVLPEINKPRIPGLKQVMAAAKKPSEEVKVADLGLAAGELAPKVRSLSVKGYVMDRKKVIFKEANQADNVAKLVASLAQEGLC
- the fixB gene encoding Protein FixB codes for the protein MPGIWIYSEDSAVARQLLTAGLELKNAMKQPVAVLTLSGEEAQTFIDAGADKVYVVKGSNPWPESYANAVADLLTKEQAGVLLVGGTMRGKDLAAKVAASLKAGLVTDALRVACAGDGIETTRLVYGGLAVRTETVTLPALVTIPPRTFAEAAVQGTGQGEVVIVEVANDDNRVSVTNVCPIVRQGADIAAADRIVCVGRGLSKKEDLTMVEALAAAVGAEIGCTRGISEDYRWLPNDRYIGISGQKVKPELYIGLGISGQVQHVAGIRDAKVIVAVDSNEKAPIFEAADYGIVGDLYEVVPLLTKAMQK